A genomic stretch from Candidatus Thorarchaeota archaeon includes:
- a CDS encoding DMT family transporter, producing the protein MRRRVYDRRPYLLLAVIILLWGSNYIVARVLTGVSPIRVSGVLYAFFRYLLGTVTMLVVILRQGKGFSRIRTEVRPYRSLLGLSAVLSAVFVVTTHMSAEHLPAGTTSLIVNLSPVVVLLFGVLFLHEPLSTSRVLGFLLGFAGGFLFLCASLTSSLGSDHGLELGLGLALAGMLSWAAYTIVLQYLERADCYIVMTAKHAVSTVIVLPFVAVLAYGGSPLILVIDVWSTAGLLFAGVFASGVAYVLYFRAVAQLGASRASSFLFLVPFVSIAGDFFLREPPTLLAILAGSVALVGVALVRRSGRQQAETLHDATSSQLT; encoded by the coding sequence TTGCGCCGCCGTGTGTACGACAGGCGCCCGTATCTTCTTCTTGCAGTCATAATCCTCCTCTGGGGGTCGAATTACATTGTTGCAAGAGTCCTGACCGGAGTCAGTCCCATCCGGGTCTCGGGAGTACTGTACGCGTTCTTCAGATACCTGCTTGGGACCGTGACCATGCTGGTGGTCATTCTGCGACAGGGCAAGGGCTTCAGTAGGATACGGACAGAGGTCCGCCCCTACCGCAGTCTACTCGGTCTGAGTGCTGTTCTGTCTGCGGTGTTTGTGGTCACGACTCACATGAGCGCGGAGCATCTTCCAGCAGGTACAACCTCCCTCATAGTCAATCTGAGTCCCGTAGTCGTTCTCCTCTTTGGCGTGTTGTTCTTGCACGAGCCTCTTTCTACAAGCCGGGTACTAGGCTTCCTATTGGGCTTCGCTGGAGGCTTCCTTTTCCTCTGCGCATCGCTGACCTCGAGTCTGGGCTCCGACCATGGACTGGAGCTTGGCCTTGGTCTTGCTCTTGCCGGGATGCTCTCATGGGCTGCTTACACCATCGTCCTGCAGTACCTTGAAAGAGCCGACTGCTACATTGTGATGACCGCCAAGCATGCGGTCTCGACCGTGATAGTCCTCCCATTCGTTGCAGTGCTTGCGTATGGCGGCTCGCCTCTGATCCTCGTGATTGATGTGTGGAGCACCGCCGGTCTGCTGTTCGCTGGTGTATTTGCGTCCGGAGTTGCCTACGTCTTGTACTTCAGAGCAGTTGCACAGCTCGGCGCGTCTCGTGCCTCTTCCTTTCTGTTCCTAGTTCCGTTCGTCAGTATTGCAGGCGACTTCTTCCTTAGGGAACCTCCGACTCTCTTGGCCATCCTTGCTGGTTCGGTCGCCCTTGTAGGCGTCGCTCTCGTCAGGCGGTCCGGCCGCCAGCAGGCTGAGACTCTCCACGATGCAACCAGCAGTCAGCTCACCTAG